From Bacteroidota bacterium, a single genomic window includes:
- a CDS encoding DUF1573 domain-containing protein, protein MERLNRVLLLTVAMLLMAFPAFSQGVLNTGNGDDPADPTIIQFEKLDYDLGTFKAGDPVKAAFTFKNVGDADLIIDMVKPSCKCTELTWTTTPIKPGGTGEIKAEIDTADLEGKKEKSFAVIYNGNPPVERVNITFTVLAPEGAAPQGDADGDGIK, encoded by the coding sequence ATGGAAAGATTGAACCGCGTCTTGCTCTTGACCGTTGCCATGCTGTTGATGGCTTTTCCTGCATTTTCACAAGGCGTTCTCAATACTGGAAACGGTGATGATCCTGCGGATCCGACCATTATCCAATTTGAGAAGCTGGATTACGATCTTGGCACTTTCAAAGCTGGTGATCCTGTCAAGGCTGCTTTCACGTTCAAAAACGTAGGCGACGCTGACCTGATCATCGACATGGTGAAGCCATCCTGCAAATGCACCGAATTGACTTGGACCACAACACCCATCAAACCCGGGGGCACGGGCGAAATCAAAGCCGAAATCGACACGGCCGATTTGGAAGGTAAGAAGGAAAAATCCTTCGCAGTGATTTACAATGGCAATCCCCCTGTGGAACGTGTCAATATCACCTTCACCGTTTTGGCGCCCGAAGGGGCTGCTCCTCAGGGTGATGCCGATGGAGATGGCATCAAATGA
- a CDS encoding FAD-binding oxidoreductase: MKVSNWGNYPSTEATVRSFATQEEALQNLQSTPEFIPRGLGRCYGDSALNTNILSTLKFNRFLDFDPENGILHCQSGLSFAEVLDVIVPSGWFLPVTPGTKYITLGGAIAADVHGKNHHGEGSFSHHVQFLRLLAPDGQIYQCSRTENADIFWATCGGMGLTGIILDAQFQLKKIETAYIYEESTKAKNVDELYKLFENSGHFTYSVAWIDCLAKGKGLGKGILLNGEHAKLGDLKTDKQRQSPLVLPKKKKLIVPFKLPSFTINPLTVKAFNTLYYAKAKSGQHQHVIDYDTYFYPLDGILHWNRVYGKKGFAQYQFAIPPKTSYEGMVKILEAISAAKMPSFVSVLKTFGPGETGMIGFPMEGYMLALDFPITNRLFPFLDKLDDIVLDCGGRLYLTKDSRMKPEMMTKGYPRLPEFLAVKSKLDGGKMMQSLQSKRVGI; encoded by the coding sequence ATGAAAGTGAGCAATTGGGGGAATTATCCCAGCACGGAGGCAACGGTACGGAGTTTTGCAACTCAGGAAGAGGCCCTTCAAAACCTGCAATCGACGCCGGAGTTTATTCCCCGCGGCCTTGGCCGCTGCTACGGCGATTCCGCGCTCAACACCAATATCCTCAGCACGCTCAAATTCAACCGTTTCCTCGACTTCGACCCTGAAAATGGCATCCTTCATTGTCAATCAGGCCTGAGTTTTGCCGAGGTTCTCGATGTGATCGTCCCCTCCGGATGGTTCCTGCCGGTTACACCCGGCACAAAATACATCACCCTCGGCGGCGCCATTGCGGCCGATGTCCACGGCAAAAACCACCATGGCGAGGGTTCGTTTTCCCATCACGTGCAGTTTTTGCGGCTCCTCGCTCCCGACGGGCAGATTTATCAGTGCTCGCGCACAGAAAATGCGGACATTTTTTGGGCAACGTGCGGCGGAATGGGCCTGACGGGTATCATCCTCGACGCCCAATTCCAACTCAAAAAGATCGAAACGGCCTATATCTACGAAGAAAGCACCAAGGCCAAAAACGTCGACGAACTCTACAAACTCTTCGAAAATTCAGGACATTTCACCTATTCCGTGGCTTGGATTGACTGTTTGGCGAAGGGAAAAGGTCTCGGCAAGGGCATTTTGCTCAATGGCGAACATGCCAAATTGGGCGACTTGAAGACCGACAAACAAAGGCAGTCACCCTTGGTGTTGCCGAAGAAAAAGAAGCTGATTGTCCCTTTCAAATTGCCGTCATTCACGATCAATCCGCTTACCGTCAAGGCCTTCAATACGCTGTACTACGCCAAGGCCAAAAGTGGCCAACACCAACATGTGATCGACTACGACACCTATTTCTATCCGTTGGATGGCATTTTGCATTGGAACCGCGTGTATGGGAAAAAGGGGTTTGCGCAGTACCAATTCGCCATTCCGCCCAAGACGAGTTACGAAGGCATGGTCAAAATCCTCGAGGCAATCAGTGCAGCGAAGATGCCAAGCTTTGTGAGTGTGCTCAAGACCTTCGGTCCCGGCGAAACGGGCATGATCGGTTTCCCGATGGAAGGTTACATGCTCGCCTTGGACTTCCCGATCACGAACCGGCTGTTTCCATTCCTCGACAAACTCGACGACATCGTATTGGACTGTGGCGGAAGGCTTTACCTAACCAAAGACAGCCGCATGAAACCCGAGATGATGACCAAAGGCTACCCCAGACTCCCGGAGTTTCTGGCGGTCAAGTCCAAACTGGATGGCGGGAAGATGATGCAGAGCTTGCAGTCCAAGCGGGTTGGGATTTAG
- a CDS encoding T9SS type A sorting domain-containing protein — translation MAPTRSLLNINRKPLRWLWLVLCMLGLGPSAYASHGFGTDIIYTCINPCTTRISIRMYNDCSASCYWGSWFRLKERTPGCVTPPIIGPVFGQNYTELSPICPTVSSNCSMLGSPIKGIEEWVWSRDYDLCAGSGCAFDILWTECCRSPMVQNLVSPGSTGNAIVGTFISTGLGNCNNSPVFTDAPVSYFCSGQDHEFAMGAYDPDGDSLAYALMPCYADSVNQVNYAVGYNALQPMGPTWNLSLDSLTGILTMQALPGNNVIAVVAVRVDEYRNGVLIGSIQREMQFIVSACGANVAPSWPGITNVTGATSVVGDVIYRCSPGTICVDIPSADLNASQNLTMTWDQHLAGATFVDANNVGIQNTILGTGANPPVGRLCFTAPANGLYTCRIKVQDDNCPYYGYADKVIAFVIGPVSGGSTATGNLNCVMSGYSATFSANGCGPGPFTYTWSGAGGFAATGQNTTFTYPATGTFPWQVIVTDGATVHDTIRDTITVLGQTPFQTLITGNLGIDSCAGLFTNTLSGGPNINFVWSNGATSPILLVQSPGYYAVTVTDPNGCLFQDSTTVNLQRVDISGIVRTSLGTYLQNQKVYLIKHDTAQQALIALDSVITDAFGYYQFCNVVDTLVFLKAAPDSMAYPLEMPTYASLSLYWSGAITFYPLTQLPLVHNFSTLSGVNPGGPGFIGGLITQGANKMNAVGDPVVGLRVFLRNSNSGAILGYRDTDANGYFSFGNIPLDDYEIIPDKPLVSTTNVPALTITAQTPMLDSLDFQLHRTWLELVLQPNGLPSATSNFAFSVQPNPFGSSTMLNLELPEDAQVHVQVVDALGKFVKSITTGALKKGAHRFEFGNELQAGVYFVRLSVNGNSQTIKVLKTE, via the coding sequence ATGGCTCCTACACGTAGTTTACTGAACATCAATCGGAAGCCCCTACGATGGCTCTGGCTGGTTTTGTGCATGCTTGGCTTAGGACCCTCGGCGTACGCCTCTCACGGCTTCGGAACGGACATCATCTACACCTGCATCAATCCTTGCACGACGCGCATATCGATTCGGATGTACAACGACTGCTCCGCCTCATGCTATTGGGGCTCGTGGTTTCGGCTCAAGGAGCGTACTCCTGGATGTGTTACGCCTCCCATTATCGGCCCTGTATTTGGACAAAATTACACGGAGCTATCACCAATTTGTCCCACCGTCTCTAGCAATTGCTCGATGTTGGGGTCGCCAATAAAGGGAATCGAAGAATGGGTTTGGTCTAGGGACTATGACTTATGTGCAGGCTCTGGCTGCGCATTTGATATCCTTTGGACGGAATGCTGCCGTTCTCCGATGGTGCAAAACCTCGTGAGTCCAGGATCTACAGGTAATGCCATCGTCGGAACGTTTATCAGCACCGGTCTTGGAAATTGCAACAACAGTCCGGTTTTTACCGATGCTCCGGTATCCTATTTCTGCAGTGGCCAAGACCATGAATTTGCCATGGGTGCATACGATCCCGACGGAGATTCCTTGGCTTATGCATTGATGCCCTGTTATGCTGACAGTGTCAATCAAGTGAATTATGCGGTGGGTTACAACGCCCTGCAACCCATGGGCCCAACTTGGAATCTCTCCTTGGATTCTCTCACTGGCATTTTGACCATGCAGGCCTTGCCCGGCAACAACGTCATCGCAGTTGTTGCCGTGCGCGTCGATGAATACCGGAATGGCGTCCTAATCGGCAGCATTCAAAGGGAAATGCAGTTTATTGTATCTGCATGTGGGGCCAATGTTGCGCCTTCGTGGCCCGGCATCACCAATGTCACAGGCGCAACCTCGGTCGTTGGCGATGTGATTTACCGCTGCTCACCCGGCACGATCTGTGTCGACATTCCATCAGCTGACCTCAATGCAAGTCAAAATCTGACAATGACTTGGGATCAGCACCTTGCCGGTGCGACCTTTGTCGATGCCAACAACGTCGGAATCCAAAATACCATTCTCGGTACAGGTGCCAATCCTCCCGTCGGCAGGCTTTGCTTCACAGCTCCCGCCAATGGACTTTACACCTGCCGCATCAAAGTCCAGGACGACAACTGTCCTTATTATGGCTACGCTGACAAGGTGATTGCCTTTGTGATCGGCCCGGTATCAGGCGGTTCGACTGCCACAGGCAACTTGAACTGCGTCATGAGTGGTTATTCGGCAACATTTTCTGCGAATGGCTGTGGCCCAGGGCCCTTCACGTACACTTGGTCTGGCGCTGGCGGATTTGCAGCGACTGGACAAAACACAACCTTTACTTATCCCGCAACCGGCACTTTTCCTTGGCAGGTGATCGTCACCGATGGCGCAACCGTACACGATACCATCCGCGACACCATTACTGTTTTGGGCCAAACTCCTTTTCAGACTTTGATCACTGGCAATTTGGGCATCGATAGCTGCGCCGGCCTATTCACAAATACCCTTTCTGGTGGACCTAATATCAATTTTGTTTGGAGCAATGGCGCGACGAGCCCGATTCTATTGGTGCAATCGCCTGGATACTATGCGGTCACCGTCACTGATCCCAACGGATGCCTGTTTCAAGATTCGACAACGGTCAATTTGCAGCGTGTCGACATTTCAGGGATCGTGCGCACAAGCCTCGGGACCTATTTGCAGAATCAGAAGGTCTATTTGATCAAACATGATACGGCACAGCAGGCCTTGATCGCCCTCGATTCGGTGATTACGGATGCATTCGGCTATTATCAGTTTTGCAATGTCGTGGACACGCTCGTTTTCCTGAAGGCAGCACCTGATTCGATGGCCTATCCGCTAGAAATGCCCACCTATGCGAGTCTTTCCTTGTATTGGAGCGGAGCGATTACGTTTTACCCATTGACACAACTGCCTTTGGTGCACAATTTTTCGACGCTTTCGGGAGTCAATCCCGGCGGCCCGGGTTTCATCGGCGGTTTGATCACACAAGGCGCCAACAAGATGAATGCAGTCGGCGATCCCGTCGTGGGGCTGCGGGTTTTCCTGCGAAACAGCAATTCGGGTGCAATATTGGGTTACCGCGACACCGATGCGAATGGCTATTTCTCTTTCGGAAATATCCCGTTGGATGACTACGAAATCATTCCCGACAAGCCTTTGGTAAGCACCACCAACGTTCCGGCGCTCACAATCACTGCTCAAACCCCCATGTTGGACAGCTTGGATTTCCAACTGCACCGCACATGGCTGGAATTGGTCTTGCAACCCAATGGCCTTCCATCCGCAACATCCAACTTTGCATTCTCAGTACAGCCCAATCCATTTGGCAGCAGCACAATGCTCAATCTGGAATTGCCCGAAGATGCGCAAGTGCACGTGCAAGTGGTGGATGCATTGGGAAAATTCGTAAAAAGCATCACCACCGGCGCATTGAAGAAGGGTGCACACCGTTTTGAATTCGGCAACGAATTGCAAGCCGGGGTTTATTTCGTACGGTTGTCAGTGAATGGGAATTCGCAGACAATCAAGGTCTTGAAAACCGAATGA
- a CDS encoding T9SS type A sorting domain-containing protein: MKKFYLAILLLTALFTGTSAFASHEMGVDITYQCLNACTTRIYLKAYRDCTGSNAIGNNLTWSAPGCTPPNAINGWSPQFNAEVTPICPGSATACTVPGAPINGVEELSWFRDYDICTGTPCVFTLQWMDCCRNPVITSLNNPGGQGIATSGTTINTSLGTCNNSPYYTSPPLFYACQGYDYDVHQGAFDVEGDSLVFSFGTCYQNLGAPVVYASGYSQLQPLGPTWNVTINSQTGMLHLDANPGNIVVGVLCIAIQEYRNGVLIGTMQRDVQIVILPCGNNANPTFTGITNLTGGATAVGDDVYLPSPGPFCFDLGMADVNSGQNLRMWWDDNTSTATFADATNGAVLDTVTGNTSATPTGRFCWTPTTNGDYQFRIRAEDDFCPIYGFADKIITVHVGQCNGSSATGTATTCPDAMFTATTCLQGPVTFTWSGAGGLSGNSGNVNHIYPAAGTYPWQVIVSNGTVSDTIQDTIVIGAAPSPNTIFVGVNFVSPCTGNLYDTLHAGSWNSYLWNTGETTPDITVFLGGVYSVTVSAPNGCTYTDDVQLFWSSPDIYGVVNTSSGQPLQNQRILLIEHDTLTQSLWASDSTWTDSLGYYFFCNVTDTLAFLKATPNAFYYPTQMPTYADTTLFWNNAVTFHPQLQIPFQHDFSTLSGVNPGGPGFIGGLITQGANKASAVGDPVPGLMVFLRNANSGAILGNDVTDINGYFSFPAIPLGDYEIVADKPLVSTTNVPALTLSAQTSMMDSLDFQLHSTWLELVLHPTGVPMVASELAFTAQPNPFGNSTRLSLELPNDAVVSVNVYDVLGKNVAHLMNGSLEKGVHRFEVGNDLEAGIYFVRLQVNGATQILKVLKSN; encoded by the coding sequence ATGAAAAAATTCTATCTAGCCATTCTGTTGTTGACGGCACTGTTCACAGGCACATCCGCCTTTGCAAGCCACGAAATGGGCGTCGACATTACCTACCAATGTCTGAATGCCTGCACTACACGCATTTATTTGAAGGCCTACCGCGACTGCACTGGCTCCAATGCAATTGGCAACAATTTGACTTGGTCCGCCCCCGGCTGTACACCGCCAAACGCCATCAATGGTTGGTCCCCGCAATTCAACGCTGAGGTCACCCCCATCTGTCCGGGTTCCGCAACCGCTTGTACCGTTCCGGGCGCGCCCATCAATGGTGTCGAGGAATTGTCCTGGTTCAGGGACTATGACATCTGTACGGGCACACCCTGCGTCTTTACCTTGCAGTGGATGGATTGTTGCCGCAACCCGGTCATCACTTCGCTCAACAACCCTGGGGGCCAAGGCATTGCAACGAGCGGCACCACCATCAACACCTCCCTCGGAACCTGCAACAACAGCCCGTATTACACAAGTCCTCCGCTGTTTTACGCCTGTCAAGGGTATGACTACGATGTGCACCAAGGTGCTTTTGACGTCGAAGGGGATTCTTTGGTATTTTCCTTTGGAACTTGCTACCAAAACCTCGGTGCCCCAGTTGTGTATGCCAGTGGATATTCCCAATTGCAACCCCTTGGACCGACTTGGAATGTCACGATCAACTCTCAAACCGGCATGTTGCACTTGGATGCCAATCCCGGAAACATTGTGGTTGGCGTATTGTGCATCGCAATCCAGGAATACCGGAATGGTGTTTTGATCGGGACCATGCAACGCGACGTTCAGATTGTCATTTTGCCTTGCGGGAACAATGCCAATCCGACGTTTACGGGCATCACCAACCTCACCGGCGGCGCAACCGCGGTCGGCGACGATGTGTATCTGCCTTCTCCCGGACCGTTTTGCTTTGACTTGGGCATGGCGGATGTGAATTCGGGACAAAATCTGCGCATGTGGTGGGACGACAATACGTCGACCGCCACATTTGCCGATGCCACCAATGGCGCCGTGCTCGACACGGTGACCGGCAATACCTCAGCAACACCGACGGGCCGTTTTTGCTGGACCCCAACGACAAACGGCGATTACCAATTCCGCATTCGTGCTGAGGATGATTTTTGCCCCATCTACGGATTTGCCGACAAAATCATCACGGTTCATGTCGGTCAATGCAACGGTTCATCTGCCACGGGAACAGCGACCACCTGCCCGGATGCGATGTTTACCGCCACAACCTGCCTTCAAGGTCCGGTCACATTTACATGGTCGGGCGCCGGTGGACTTTCCGGGAATTCCGGAAATGTAAACCATATTTATCCGGCAGCGGGAACCTATCCATGGCAAGTGATCGTGAGCAATGGTACTGTCAGTGACACGATCCAAGATACCATTGTGATCGGCGCTGCACCGAGCCCAAACACCATCTTTGTTGGGGTGAACTTCGTATCTCCCTGCACCGGGAACCTTTATGACACGCTTCACGCCGGCAGTTGGAACAGCTATCTCTGGAACACAGGTGAAACGACGCCCGATATCACGGTTTTCCTCGGCGGCGTTTACAGCGTAACGGTGAGTGCCCCCAACGGATGCACGTATACGGATGATGTACAGCTATTTTGGTCATCCCCAGACATCTACGGGGTCGTGAACACAAGCTCCGGACAACCACTTCAAAATCAACGCATTCTCTTGATCGAGCACGATACCTTGACACAGTCATTGTGGGCCTCCGACTCGACGTGGACGGACAGCTTGGGCTACTATTTCTTCTGCAATGTGACCGATACCTTGGCCTTTTTGAAGGCGACTCCGAATGCATTTTACTACCCGACACAAATGCCGACGTATGCAGACACCACGCTGTTCTGGAACAACGCTGTGACCTTCCATCCGCAGTTGCAGATACCTTTCCAGCATGATTTCTCCACTTTGTCAGGTGTGAATCCCGGTGGTCCGGGTTTCATCGGCGGATTGATCACGCAGGGCGCCAACAAGGCAAGCGCCGTCGGGGATCCGGTTCCTGGGTTGATGGTGTTCCTGCGGAATGCGAACTCAGGTGCGATCTTGGGCAACGATGTCACGGACATCAACGGCTACTTCTCCTTCCCTGCCATCCCGTTGGGTGACTACGAAATCGTGGCCGACAAGCCCTTGGTGAGCACGACGAATGTCCCCGCGCTAACGCTCTCGGCGCAAACATCGATGATGGACAGCTTGGATTTCCAACTCCACAGCACGTGGCTCGAATTGGTCTTGCATCCTACCGGCGTGCCGATGGTGGCATCTGAGTTGGCCTTCACCGCGCAACCCAATCCATTTGGGAACAGCACAAGGCTCAGTTTGGAATTGCCCAATGACGCCGTCGTGTCGGTCAATGTCTATGATGTGTTGGGCAAAAACGTTGCGCACTTGATGAACGGTTCGCTTGAAAAAGGTGTGCACCGTTTCGAAGTCGGCAACGACTTGGAGGCTGGCATTTACTTCGTGCGCTTGCAGGTCAATGGTGCCACACAGATTCTGAAAGTATTGAAATCGAATTGA
- a CDS encoding T9SS type A sorting domain-containing protein, whose translation MTKRWILLTTLMFCLGWFGALRVHASHVFGADLTATCVTACTVRIQGRVYYDCSVQAPPFSSNTTWVPQIPGCTAPPTVGPISAVTYTDITPTCPAIASWCAAPLSSAYGVGEIKWYQDYDICAVAPCVFAVNWSDCCRPNFVDNIMNPGTTGYGLTTTVNTYLTPCNSGPSFIDPPISWICNDRDQYIHQGAFDPDGDSLAYELGPCMGSTGSQVTYIPNCFPSGPYGANWSVTIDSTTGIVFFDAHPGGPLNAIVCIYIREYRNGVLIGMTSRDMLVMAQNCAGNTNPEWTPPANLSGGVSVVGNDIYICASGNFCFDISPIDLDVGQGLRIWWDGLLPGATFSAAGNGNIQDTVPGTTALPPVGRFCWTPPGNGVYPLRLHLEDDFCPLNGRHDKVYWLHVNTTPPTVVVTAGTCPQVQFALTGCVGNGQTYTWSGGGGLNSTAANFSHTYPSVGSYNWQVIVAGGSQIDTLTGTVVVNGGPIPQPLINGNHDLDACAGRISDTLIATSGFTSYQWNTGATSATIVTGYVPGVYVVEAYDAAGCGFIDTALVNWIQPDISGRVTTSNTAPLVNQEIYLIRHDTMLQALVAIDSVQTNLNGLYHFCNVTDTLVFIKAAPDSGAYPTEMPTYADTTLFWNHAVTFYPLLQLPLVHDFSTLYGTNPGGPGFIGGLITQGANKMSAIGDPVPGLRVFLRDANTDMILGHRVTDMNGYFSFAGIPLGDYEVVPDKPNVSTTNVPALALTAQTQVLDSLDFQLHSTWLELVLHPNGVVNSVPQFQLQVSPNPFAESTQVMFHLNEDSDLEWDVYDAMGRRLSASKSMRLTEGTHPFEIGASLPCGIYFLRIQVNGEARSVKIIKSK comes from the coding sequence ATGACCAAACGGTGGATTTTATTGACGACGCTCATGTTCTGCCTCGGGTGGTTTGGCGCGTTGCGCGTCCATGCATCTCACGTGTTTGGAGCAGACCTGACCGCCACCTGCGTCACTGCGTGTACCGTGCGCATACAAGGGCGGGTCTATTATGATTGTTCTGTTCAGGCCCCACCTTTTTCCTCCAACACAACATGGGTTCCACAAATTCCGGGATGTACAGCCCCGCCGACCGTGGGCCCAATTTCAGCGGTGACCTATACCGATATCACGCCCACCTGTCCTGCGATTGCCTCTTGGTGCGCAGCTCCCTTGTCTAGCGCCTATGGCGTCGGCGAAATCAAATGGTACCAAGACTACGATATCTGCGCCGTGGCACCCTGCGTGTTCGCCGTCAATTGGTCCGACTGCTGCCGACCCAATTTCGTCGACAACATCATGAATCCCGGCACGACAGGCTACGGATTGACGACCACCGTCAATACCTATCTGACCCCGTGCAACAGCGGCCCCTCCTTCATTGATCCTCCCATTTCGTGGATCTGCAATGACCGCGATCAGTACATCCACCAAGGCGCCTTTGACCCCGACGGCGACTCGCTCGCCTATGAACTCGGTCCTTGCATGGGAAGCACGGGTTCGCAGGTGACCTACATTCCAAATTGTTTTCCATCAGGACCCTACGGGGCCAATTGGTCGGTAACCATCGACTCGACCACCGGCATCGTCTTTTTTGATGCGCATCCGGGTGGTCCGTTGAATGCAATTGTCTGTATTTATATCAGAGAATACCGCAATGGCGTCTTGATCGGCATGACCTCGCGCGACATGCTGGTGATGGCCCAAAATTGCGCGGGCAATACGAATCCTGAATGGACACCGCCCGCGAACCTATCCGGCGGGGTTTCCGTGGTCGGCAATGACATCTACATCTGCGCCTCTGGCAATTTTTGCTTTGACATTTCGCCGATCGATCTGGACGTGGGCCAAGGTCTGCGTATTTGGTGGGACGGGTTGCTCCCCGGCGCAACCTTCTCAGCAGCCGGCAACGGCAATATTCAGGATACGGTGCCGGGAACGACTGCCTTGCCGCCCGTCGGACGGTTCTGCTGGACGCCTCCCGGAAATGGGGTTTACCCCTTGCGCCTGCACCTGGAGGACGATTTCTGCCCGTTGAATGGCCGGCACGACAAGGTTTATTGGCTCCATGTGAATACAACGCCCCCGACAGTCGTGGTGACTGCAGGGACCTGTCCGCAGGTGCAATTTGCCCTCACCGGCTGCGTTGGAAACGGGCAAACCTATACTTGGTCGGGAGGTGGCGGATTGAACAGCACGGCCGCGAATTTTTCGCATACCTATCCATCGGTGGGCAGTTACAATTGGCAGGTGATCGTTGCGGGAGGAAGTCAAATCGATACCTTGACTGGCACCGTTGTGGTCAATGGTGGACCGATCCCGCAGCCCTTGATCAATGGGAACCATGACCTGGATGCCTGTGCGGGTAGGATTTCGGATACACTGATCGCCACAAGCGGATTTACCAGCTATCAGTGGAATACAGGTGCAACAAGCGCCACGATTGTCACGGGATATGTGCCGGGGGTATATGTGGTTGAGGCCTACGATGCCGCTGGTTGTGGCTTTATTGATACAGCATTGGTCAATTGGATACAACCCGATATTTCCGGGAGGGTGACCACGAGCAATACGGCACCACTGGTGAATCAGGAAATCTACTTGATTCGGCACGACACGATGCTTCAAGCCTTGGTCGCAATCGATTCGGTTCAAACCAATCTCAACGGGTTGTATCATTTCTGCAATGTAACCGACACGCTGGTGTTCATCAAAGCCGCACCCGACTCGGGGGCCTATCCTACGGAAATGCCCACCTATGCAGATACGACGCTGTTCTGGAACCATGCGGTAACGTTTTATCCGCTGTTGCAACTGCCATTGGTACATGATTTCTCCACCCTCTATGGCACCAACCCCGGCGGTCCGGGTTTCATTGGCGGCTTGATCACGCAGGGTGCCAACAAGATGAGTGCGATCGGCGACCCCGTGCCTGGATTACGGGTGTTTTTGCGGGATGCGAATACGGATATGATCCTCGGGCACCGTGTCACGGACATGAATGGCTATTTTTCCTTCGCCGGCATCCCGTTGGGCGACTACGAAGTAGTGCCCGACAAGCCCAATGTGAGCACGACCAATGTCCCTGCGCTCGCACTTACGGCGCAAACGCAGGTGTTGGACAGCTTGGATTTCCAATTGCATTCGACGTGGTTGGAGTTGGTCTTGCATCCGAATGGGGTTGTCAATTCTGTCCCGCAGTTCCAATTGCAGGTCAGCCCCAATCCATTCGCAGAAAGCACACAAGTCATGTTCCATTTGAATGAGGACAGTGACTTGGAATGGGACGTTTATGACGCAATGGGAAGGCGACTTTCAGCATCCAAAAGTATGCGGTTGACGGAGGGGACACATCCTTTTGAGATCGGCGCATCCTTGCCTTGCGGGATCTATTTCCTTCGCATTCAAGTCAATGGCGAAGCGCGTTCTGTCAAAATCATCAAGTCGAAATGA
- a CDS encoding SDR family oxidoreductase: MSKYCLILGAKSDIARAIAHVWAQNGYHLYLAGRKAASEIAPDVQDVSIRYGITAKALEFDALAYETHDAFYAALEPKPDVVICVLGYMPDQKESEKNPSLARAVMATNYVGCANILGIAANDMEARKSGSIIGISSVAGERGRASNYLYGSAKAGFTAFLSGLRNRMALNGLHVMTVKPGFVYTKMTEGLPLPAPLTASPEKVAQDVFKAWKKKKNVLYTKWMWRWIMAIIRSIPEWKFKKMKL, encoded by the coding sequence ATGAGCAAGTACTGCTTGATTTTAGGTGCCAAAAGCGACATCGCACGTGCCATCGCGCACGTATGGGCGCAAAACGGTTACCATCTTTATTTGGCCGGCCGCAAAGCGGCCTCCGAAATCGCGCCCGACGTCCAAGACGTCAGCATCCGTTATGGCATCACTGCCAAGGCTTTGGAGTTTGACGCCCTCGCCTACGAGACGCACGATGCATTCTACGCCGCGCTGGAACCCAAGCCCGATGTAGTGATCTGCGTCCTCGGCTACATGCCCGATCAGAAGGAATCCGAAAAAAACCCGTCATTGGCACGCGCCGTGATGGCCACCAACTACGTCGGCTGCGCCAACATCCTCGGCATCGCCGCCAACGACATGGAAGCCCGCAAATCGGGCAGCATCATCGGCATCAGTTCGGTCGCCGGCGAACGCGGACGCGCGAGCAACTACCTCTACGGAAGCGCGAAAGCGGGTTTCACTGCATTCCTGAGCGGCTTGCGCAACCGCATGGCGCTCAATGGCCTGCACGTGATGACCGTCAAACCGGGATTTGTCTATACCAAAATGACGGAAGGGCTACCACTGCCCGCGCCGCTCACCGCCTCGCCTGAAAAAGTCGCCCAAGACGTTTTCAAAGCCTGGAAAAAGAAGAAAAATGTCCTCTATACCAAATGGATGTGGCGGTGGATCATGGCGATCATTCGCAGCATCCCGGAGTGGAAATTCAAGAAAATGAAGCTCTAA